Proteins encoded in a region of the Podarcis muralis chromosome 2, rPodMur119.hap1.1, whole genome shotgun sequence genome:
- the LOC114590001 gene encoding nucleoside diphosphate kinase: MASNTERTFIAIKPDGVQRGIIGEIIKRFEQKGFKLVAMKFMHASEELLKQHYIDLKDRPFYPGLVKYMNSGPVVPMVWEGLNVVKTGRVMLGETNPADSKPGTIRGDFCIQVGRNIIHGSDSVESAQKEINLWFKPEELVNYKPCAHDWVYE, encoded by the exons ATGGCTTCCAACACAGAGCGCACATTCATTGCTATCAAGCCTGATGGAGTCCAGCGGGGAATCATAGGTGAAATCATCAAGCGATTTGAACAGAAGGGATTCAAACTGGTGGCTATGAAATTTATGCAT GCTTCTGAAGAGCTTCTCAAACAGCACTATATTGACTTGAAAGATCGGCCGTTCTACCCTGGTTTGGTTAAATATATGAATTCTGGGCCTGTAGTACCCATG GTTTGGGAAGGACTCAACGTGGTGAAGACGGGCAGAGTGATGTTGGGGGAAACTAACCCAGCAGATTCCAAGCCTGGCACTATCCGTGGCGACTTCTGCATTCAAGTGGGCAG GAACATCATTCATGGCAGTGACTCTGTGGAAAGTGCTCAGAAAGAGATCAATCTGTGGTTCAAGCCTGAAGAACTTGTGAACTACAAACCTTGTGCTCATGATTGGGTTTATGAATAG